GGAGAAAATCTAGGTCACACGAGATGCCATGTGTAGCTGCTCAGAACCAGCTAAGATCTGACAGGCAGCATCACCAGCCAGACATGTGAGTGATTATACCTCTAGGTAACTAGCACTTCTTTCCCTCCCATGCCAGAAAGTCAGTCCTAGCTGTTGAATCTTCCTATCTAAGACATGAAATACCATGGAAGCAGAGGCAAGTCTTATTCACTGTGCCCTGTTGtaattcctgactcacagaattCATCAGgataataaaatggttgttttaaggTGCTAACTTATGGAGTAATTTGCTACATGGCAATAGTGAATAAAATAGAAGGGATCAAAGGGAGTAGATTCATTAGATTCCATGGGAAGAAAACTAGGTTAAGAGATGACTATTGAGTGGaagcaaaatttctttctttttaattaattattattattttttttaaagtttatttttgagagagagacacacacacatacacgcagagcatgagcaggggaggggcagagagagagggagacacagaatctgaagcaggctccaggctctgagctgtcagcacagagactgatgtggggctcgaactcacgaaccatgagattatgacctgatgatcaaagtctgatgctcatccgactgagccacccaggcacccctagtagaAGCAAATTTCTAAACACACAGATAAGCCATGAGCAAGGCTTCATGTGGTGGTCCTTAATTCTGCTGATACCACCCTGGGAACTCTCCTTCATGCATATTACTTTAACAGCAACCACAAGAATTGCACAAGAGTTAAAATActaatgttctctttttctgtccaaTCTTTCATGAGTTGCTCCAGCTTTAATGGAATGTTGCTGGGTGGTGTAGTTCCCCTTTCTTAGAGCTGTTGGTTACATCTGAAACAGTGTTTTTAATACTGACAATGAAGTTATATTAAGAACGTtagtaaatggaatcatatcaaACATTAGGAAGTTAAGTTCACACATGTAAGACTCCACACTGTACAACTCACTTATCTAATTTACAAATAATGTCACTTAACTCTTATAGGTGGGTAGTTAAGCTCATGGGCACACTCAGTCTGGGCTGTCACCCAGCATTTCCTGAGATGCCCAGCAAGCAGCAAATCTTGtaattcagaattttctttcaagttcactccattggttttttttaatttaagtaatctctatacccaatctgggaatttgaactcacaacctcaaggtcaagagtcatgtgcttttcttcctgggccatccaggcgccccaagttcacTCCCTTAGAACCATCATTTCCCTTTACTGTTGCTCCTGactctgctgtttttgtttttgtttgtttgtttgttttttggctgtgaACATTTTTACCTCTTACTTCCATTGAAGATACAGATGGAGCAGTAGGCATCAACTCACTAAATTATTCTCCATACATCTTTCTGGGGTTGCCGAGCTATGGGTACACAAACTTTTTTGATGTTGATGGAGGAGAGGACACCTGATCTTTTTGCAGATGGTTGCCAACttgtttatccttttcttttattgctttttctccaGAGAGATACTTTCTGtttccattgtttgtttttttttttttttgtttgtttgtttttgtggaccCCTGTTTTCCAGGACTCTCTTATTACATGCATATATTGTACTGAGGGCAAATAAGAATTGAGGTGGGTTAATACTTAGTCATAACTTAGATGTGTTaacatttaactttcttttttttccccctctatacTTAACCTGTGTTGTTCATGAGTCCTTGTTTCCTCTAATAGTAGAAAACACTTGTAATAGGATCTATAAATGGAAGTTTAAGCTGGGATCTTAAAATGACAAATGCCTGATGGCAGAGTGGATTGTGAGATCACAGAATAGAATTTGTAAAATTTGAAGGAAGTTTCTAAACCTTTCTCATATTGAAATTCTAAAGGATAGCATTGGAAATGGGAAGAAGGGATTGACAGAGGATGTTTTTGAACAGAGCTCTGTTGTAAGCTTTCTGTACCTCGTTTTCCCTCATCTCAAACCTGGAGAGAAGAGTTTCTCAGAAATCTTGATACATGATTCATGCAGTTTGGTGGGAGGAGGGTGGCAGTGTGGACTGGTGTCTGACTTCTGACTGAAAAATGTAAAAGGCAGGAATGTGGACTATCCAGCTGATCCAAGGTGGGAGCAAAGGATGCGTGTGTGTTTACTCCATCAGATACAGTCATTGGGAGAAAGAACAGACCTGGGGCTCTTTTAAATCTTGTCTAAGCCTGGACTGAGTGATAGGAACCCAAGGGAGAGAACGGATGGTGGAATGCTGAGGTGGAGCAGCTAGGCAAAGGAAAATGTATTCACCAGGACTAGAAATGAAGTTGAATATTCCCAGTGAGGATTTCTGAAGGGGCTCACAAAAGGTACTATAAGTTAGAGCCAGCTTTGGACATCTGTCAGACCAGAGGGCAAGGACCATGGATAGTCTTGATCAAGTACTAACTTTCCtgttctccttccctgctcctctttcccttttctcctcctcctgctttgaCCTTTGATGAGTCAGAAAACACAGCTAGCAAGGTAGCAAGATAGGGGTAGAAGCCTATGTTGGGGAAATAGCATCATGTTCTATTCTTTGGGGCTACCTATAAAGACCCCAGTTGAAAGAGGGGAAAGTTGAATtgttaaatcaaattaaattgaTAATTACTTGAGATTGCTTTTATTAcctgattacttttttttttcctgaattgatATTTTGTTTGCAACTTGATGTAACCATTTGGGCTTTTTGTTATGTAAGAATGACCAGAAAAATTCTGGGACTGCCTGAATTTCATCCAGGGTAAAAGGAAGGAACCAAGGAGCAGACTATGTATGTGAACGCTCCTCTTCCCCCAACCTAGAAAGGTCTTTAATCCTTCTTGTGGGGCTAAAATTCTGCCcttccttactttttaaatggCACTGTTGTTATaaaactctaaaagaaaaaaaaaagtcttttgggCTTTGGCTGATATCTTGCCAGTCAAATCTTGTTgcaattcaaaacaaaaccattACTGTACCTTATCAAGCACTTGCAACTTagtccctttgcttttttttttttttctaaaaagacaaaatgttttattttaaaacattggaaAACCATTGAAAGACACATGTCCATTATATAACTGTGAACgtgaaatatttggaaactgtAAATTCTCTAAAATGTGGTAGGCACTTCTAAAGAGCTAAATACTGCAAATTATTCTACTGTATGTCTTCTCTAATATCAACAATACTTGATATGATGAAAAATATCAAGAAGACCCAACTAAATATTCAAAGTCACCATCTTAAGTTCAATGTAATTACACAAGTGAAAGTTTTGTCCAAGATGTTCCTGACATGGGAAGCTTCTAGatgaatttcagaaatgttaacaaaagtatcttccttttctgcctctgaATGTTTGAATATTGTTGTATTGTTGGTTAAAATCCACTACAGATATGGGTTCAAGGCCAGCCCAAGGGTCTTCAAGCATTGAAGGCTTGAAATAACTTTCCCACTCATTAgacattcttttttctccaccaCACCCTGATCCAAAGGGTGTAGATGTCCTTGAAGAACCCTCGGGGTGGGTTTCCTGCTGCCCTGGGGAGTATCCGAATTGCAACCCCATGGGTGACTTGGAGTAGGAGCCAGAATAGCTACCAGGGTACTGAGATCCAAATCACCCCTCTTTCCTTCTACTCCAGGAAGCTGCTGCCCTGTGGTGGAGATTGGCTGCTCCTGTAGGCCTAGACCCGGCCCAAACCACAGGCAGCGTGTGGCACACAGTCCCCTACCATCACAAGAGGAGGGTAGCTGTGGTCGCCTACGCCCGGGTACCCTGAAAGCTGCTTCCCTTAGtccctttgcttttgctttgaaACAGTTGTGTCTTCTGTGAACTGATGAAGAGACTCAGTTGGCCTCTTTCTTCTAGGCTATATGTAGGGAGCTTCAGGGAAACCAGGAATTACTAAAGGTTATGAGACCAAAACTGCATcagttcaatattttaaaaatatgatcctGACACGTGCCAGTTATTAGGCAGGCCTATGGCATATATTTCCACTTGTCTCCATTTGGCTTATAATGTCAAGGAAGGGTATGGCATTCATAAAGTTGTCTCTGAGCTGTACAAACAACTGTGGAAATATCAGCTGACTCCATTTCAGCAATTGTAGTGACTAGGGAGGAATTAATGCTTCCCTGACTTTATGGAGTTGTGAGACCTTGGTtggtggaatagaatagaataaaataaaataaaataaaataaaataaaataaaataaaagtaagtaaaatcaAAGCCAAATGATACTAGAGGAGATGCTGGAGGAAGACATTTATTGTCAATCAATATGGCATCTGAACTTGGAACACTGCATGTAAGAGTTGTCATTATCTCAGTTATGGTTCCAGGAGCCAGGAGCTCTTTTTTATTCAGATCCTACTCTTGtggtaaaagaaagagagaaagaaagaaagggagaaagaaggaaagaaagaaagaaagaaagaaagaaagaaagaaagaaagaaagaaagaaagaaagaaagaaagaaagaaagaaaaagaaagaaaaggaaggaagaaagaaagagaaaagagatgagtGAAGTTTAGGTGCAGATAGAACAGTGTCTCAACAGTTTGGGGCTGCGGCTCCTCAAGGAACATGGAACAAAATGGTTCAACCAGCATTCTGGAACTAACTGTATGTACAATTACACACATAATAGTATTTAATACTATTGTTGAACATGGAGTGACATTTTAATGGTACAAAACTGGGAAAGTCTTATTGGTCATGCTCCTTGAAAGATCTTTGATAATTTGTACCATTCTTTCAGACTGTTTACTTGGACAACAGTTACCTATCCATTACTTCTTTAATCTGAAGTTGGTATAAACATAGATGTTGTAGGAACAATTTTGTGCTTCAGTGAAAAACTATGCACTATCTAGGGGACACCCTTCTATGTTATCTGATTCTGATTCTATGGGGGCTTTACAGTTCTGTAAATTGTAGATAACTGATagtcatgtaaaaaaaaaattcttgtctaCAGACATGCAAATTCTGTCCTGTGTAGTAGAGGTTCAATTGACTATCCTCCACTGTGGAAGAAGCTAGTTTTGCCTTCATTTGCGCATTCATTTCCCATTTCCTTACTCCATGAAAATTTGTGCTTTTTTGACTTCTGCTTTGATTGGTTGTAAAtcctcctcagtttcctcattaaattaaataaaatctttaatacacattcatctttgtatctatgaaagttatgattttatcttttttttgaaaattatatttaaccATGAATTGTCAAAATATTATCTTGTAATCCATGTGTTGCTAACCAATGTCATGACTCTGTGATTACTGTAGCAGAGGTCTGATACAGAACTATaagtttttaatcaaaatttattggtcatttgtctTGGAAAATCAGTGGCTTTGGTGATTATGTTGTGCAGCCTGTTATTTATGGGCAACAGGGCAAAGAATGTGCAGGTCTGGGGCAAGAGAATTCTTATGACTGCAAAACTACTAtgggataggggcacctgggtggctcagatggttgagtgtttgactcttgattttggctcagatcatgatctcatggttcctgggattgagcctgcatcgggctctgggctaacaacACTgagactacttgagattctctttccctctttttgcccctcccctactcatggtctctctctctccctctcaaaataaataagtaaacgtgaaaaaaaaaaactattataggATCCCTCAGCCACTTCCTCTGCTCACTGTCCCATTACTGAACCAGGGGACAACAGGAGCACAAAAGAACCAAAATATCAACATCAAATTGCAACCGGCAAAGGCTACCTGTACCTCCCTGTGCTCCGGGACATCCAGAATGAGTTCCTTTCTGGTAATATCAATAGAGATCATCTCCTAGAGGCTTAGGGAAATGTAAAGACCAGTTTCTATATTTAACTAGAAGACTTGTGATGTTTTTTGATGGCAAATTAAAAAGAATCAGAGTGGTTTCTTGGCATGAAAATCTTCTCTCAATACACACTATTATTATAGCAGCAAGTCATGAAAAAGGCCTGATACAGGTTGACATCCATGACCTTGTCAACATTAATGGGAACTTGTGTGGAAACCAACTTTTGTCTTCTTTGAAGTCTGAAGTTTTGAGTAGACTCTAGCTGCTTTGCTAAGGCCCTGATGCTGATTAGTTCTGATCTCTATCCTTTAAGATTCTCTTAGCAATTTGGCTGCTGTATTAAGAGTTGCAAGGGACATGTTTTACCGGTCCTCACAAATAGGGTGAAGTACTTGGCTTTACAGTTTctgacacaaaagaaaacaatgccaaCGAAAGTGAAACACTATCACTTATTGAAGTAAAAGCATAGTCTAAGGGAGTATGTTTTTCCTATCCGGATGGTCTTACCGAATCACTCTGCCCAAGTCCACTTTTGATACTTGATATTTGGTCATTCcccagacaggaagggagaaagtGTGCATTATCTAATTAGACTTTAAAGTCTAATTAGAGCAAAGGTGTCATATGAGTCTGGTACGTTTCTCTGGGCACTTTTTGGTGATGGGAACAGAGTTATTCCCATGTAACCTTGATAATAGCTGTTTAGATAATTGTTGCACAGTTGCCTCAGATGAAACACATTCACATTTGAAGTTAGGAGTGGAAGCCACTTTGCAAGAGCCTTGCATTTACTTTCTGCTATAGGTCTGAATTTCAGTAAACTGTTTCCTAAATTTATATAATTGGGATCATAGCTAAGGCTTCAACTTTGGAGATAGCTTTGTTCACTAGAGCATGAAAAGTGCAGGATATTTCTTGTAAATCAGGACTTTTAAGGTATAGTAAAGTGACCTGTCACAAGTGTGTGGCATGATTCCCATTCTGTAAAATCTGCAAGGTTCAGTCTTACAATATCatagttaattttaatttatgctttctctgtttctttttaaaatgcctatAAAATGTGATTATAGTGcttttttgcatttccctgaactTGGAGAATTAGTGTGAGCTCATTAAAATTTCACATGGattggggtacttgggtggctcagtcagttaagcgtccgacttcagctcaggtcatgatctcatactccatgagttcgagcctcatgtcatgctctgtgctgacaactcagagcctggagcctgcttcagattctgttccccctctctctctgcccctcctggctcgcagtctgtctctttgtctcaaaataaaaaaaataaagacataaaaaaattaaaaatttcatgtGGCTTATTGCCCTCTATTGAGGCTTTATATCACTGtccctgaattttaaaaagcaggtgtgtgtgtgtgtgtgtgtggggggtgtgggtggggggtaCCATCCCATTCTGTTCCCTGTGTAtctataaagattaaaaagatttttgctttcttgataCTCAGATGTTTTCAATTCAAATGACTGTTCTGTCATTTGAAAGACAGCCTAAAtatctgctgtttttttttttcttaatggtgaATCACAATTATCCATCCAAGGGGTGCCTTGTTGGCTCATTagttagagcatgtgactcttgatctcagagttgtgagttcaaactacacattggacatagagattactttaaaaaaaaaaaaaaagcttatgcacaATTACCCATccaaatgaaatataatattttccAAGGTAGTGAATAATTTGTTAGTTCCTTAAGACATTATTTTAGGGAGATAATAAGGTGTTGTGTGTGTTGCTGCTAAGGCAGGCTCCGATGTAAAAGCATGCTGGAACCTCAGGAACGTGGGCTGGCATGAAAAGAAGGAAGCTGGGCTTGagatgagagagaaatgaaagtacaggtgggggggcgcctgggtggcttggtcggttaagcgtccgacttcggctcaggtcatgatctcggctcaggtcatgatctcacggtccgtgagttcgagccccgcatcgggctctgtgctgacagctcagagcctggagactgtttcagattctgtgtctccctctctctctgcccctctcctgttcatgctctgtctctctctgtcttaaaaataaataaacgttaaaaaaaattaaaaaaaaaagtacaggtgGGAATGCCATGCAACACGATGCTCTGGGTCTAAAGGGTGTAGCAATATAAGCTTGTCAGGCAGTTAGCGAATTAAGGTATATACAAGAGTAGGAAAATGCTTCTGTGGGCTCCAATATGTGCTCCATTTAGTAGATAAGCCTACAAGCAGGAAGTTGTTGTGTATGCCAATCCAGTGGTTCCTGGGAGGACCCCTGCAAAGTTATAATAAACAGGATCCAGAATGCAGGGATAAATCAGGCAGGATCAAGGCAGGGAATCAGgatgtgaaatattttatgaagCACACATGATTTGGAGCCAGACTGAAATGGTTGTCCAAGCATTTTCCCTTCTTAGCTGTGTAACTTTTGCAAGttccttaacctttctgagtctcaatttctgTAACTGTAAAGTGAAATAATAATCACCACTTCACAGATTGTTATAAGGATTGGAAATGCTGTATGTAAAATGCCCAGCACAGTAGTAGACCCACAATATGACATCCATTCTTAATTGGTTAAGACATCAGTCCTTGTAAAGGCTGAGAGCTCCAAACAGTTGAGCCAAGGCAGCTGCTCAGTCTTAAGGACTGAGATGACTTGGTCAGGGAGAAGTCAGGTGGGAAATGTTGTGACCTGGCTATGTGGGATTCCAAGGCTCATTCTTAGCAAACCATACACCTTGTCTACAGGCTGGAGGGCCTGGGGCTGCTGATAAGGAATGGCTCAGAATAGGTCTAGGACAGAGGCCAGCCCCTGTAGTAGTCAGAGGACAAAAGGGGGGATCGGAGAAGGCAGAAATGACAGTGATTTTTGTTGGTGAAACCCATGGCCTGGTGGAGTAGTCTATGATCTCGTCTCTAAAGGGACCAGATCTTTCTTTTGGTCTGGGAAGAGTCctcaagtgtatgtgtgtgtgtgtgtgtgcacgtcaTTAGCAATGATTGTTATTCATAGAGTCCTTTCACTAACCTATATTATTGTTTATTGTATGCTTATGCTGTCCTTGCAATAAGTAAATTATCATTTCCCTTTAATACCTAGCTGAGGAAAATAAAGTATAGAGTGAGCAAGTGATTTGTTCACATCACAATTGG
The sequence above is drawn from the Neofelis nebulosa isolate mNeoNeb1 chromosome 2, mNeoNeb1.pri, whole genome shotgun sequence genome and encodes:
- the LOC131490443 gene encoding M-phase-specific PLK1-interacting protein-like; amino-acid sequence: FGSQYPGSYSGSYSKSPMGLQFGYSPGQQETHPEGSSRTSTPFGSGCGGEKRMSNEWESYFKPSMLEDPWAGLEPISVVDFNQQYNNIQTFRGRKGRYFC